In Porites lutea chromosome 8, jaPorLute2.1, whole genome shotgun sequence, the genomic stretch TTTACATGTATGTTTCTAAGGGTTATTTCACGTCCCACCTGAGAGTAAGATTAATGAAAGCACCATGAGATGGTTTGGAATTAGTTGTTAATGGTTTTTAATTTGTACCCATCTGAAATCACCAGAAGGTTTCTCCATTATTTGCAGAACCAGTCAAATAATATGAATAATGACTGGGTTAGAAAAGACTCCTTTTTTGCCGCGATCTTACCCGGTTGTTTTGGTATCTAAGTCTTGTGAGCCTGATTCTGTTTCTCGCTTCAGCTGCCCTGTTGATGTAAGCAAATCACAGTTcaaatatcaaaaaggaaactgTACACCATTGTAGGAATATCATACAATTCCTCAAAAACCTGATGTATTCCCGGCCCACTAGAGTCAAGTTTAGTGACTCAACAAACTCTTGAGGTGGGCTTTTACTAGGCTCCAAACTGGTAGAAAATTGTTTGCTAACATGGCAACAGAATCTGAACAGCATAATTTTTTAAGGGCGTGCCATAAGGACAATCGGACAGGATTTGATTTTACCCGTCAGAGTTGCATGTGAATTTCTGTGTGTTTCTAATTTGTTTGACAGAAACACTCACTGTTAAGTTGCATGGTCTGTAAGAACACTCATGCTTCTTACTTACTTTAACTGTCCTATTATCTTGATGTGTTTTTCATTCTCAACGACCTCTTCCATGGGTGGTGGCTTGTGATGTCTTTACAATGCAAGGAacaaattaagttattttacaCTAAAGTCTCACAGTCAAaggcaaaaatgacaaaataacatgaaaagacaaagcctcccatgcagacgttCCTAGGAGTTCATCAGGAACAcatgacgaacccctaagaatgtctgcatgggaggctagaaAAGGTAGGAACTAACTGAGTTGTCTTGGGCACCAGGCATACATGGAGTCACTCTAGGCTAAGCCCTTGTTCTGGTCACCATAGCAGCTAAAGTGTTTGGACCATTTTAAGTTCAACTCCAGTCCTCCTTCCCACTCTCAAGAACAAATTAAAGACCGTTTCGAACCATTCGAAACACAGTAAATTAAGTTGTGGTGAACATAAAACCACATTTCCAGAGTGTGCTACAAATTTAATTATTAGTGTTTTAACAGAGCAAACTATAAAAGATACTTTTAATTTGTAGAAAAATGGTAACCCTATCAGTTTGGAATTTGAACTTgctttattctttgtttgtttcatttctccTTTAAATCCCTTAAAGGGCAGAGGAAAATGTTAACACTTTAAAATTTTACACCTACTTTTTTTGTGATTTGTCTAACTCCTTCAGTCTTTTTCTTGCAGCTGACATAGCTTCACTGCATTCTTTAGGAGCTGGTTCATACTGAAatacaaaataacaacaacaaaaaaagattgAAGATACAGTTGCTAAACATTAGTTAAAAAAGTACTTTGGCAAGGAATCAGTCATTGATTTAATACCCTTAATTTCATAATAACCTCCTCTTGCAGATGGTTTTTGTCTtgtaaaacaataatttttcccTACAGAGGAAGAACATCTTTGAAggagaaaaacaacaatggaACTGATTGAGCAACTCTATGTAAATATTCTTTTGTATATAGCAGCTTCACACCAATGTCATGCTGGACAGAATGATGGCTAAATTCTACTTGAGCATGATTCATGTAAAACTAATGATGTGGAAGCAGTATTTTGAAAGACTAGTTGTCACCCCTAATACCGATTTTTAGTTTGAAGATTGAAATGGTTTGTTAGGTCTTGCTGTGTCTTTTTGTTaagtataaaaaaaatctcTTACTGCCAGGTATTTGCTTCTTTGTTGTGGAGGCAGCTTCTGTATCTCCTTTTTACTTAACACTTTCCAGTTTCTTGCTTTAAACCTTTCATTTTCACTGTTTCCACCCCTGGCACTTGTTTTCTCTATATTGGGTAACTTAACATTGGATGAAGATTTTTCCTGTTGACAGAATACACAAACATGGAGAGAGTCATGTCATAAGTGGGTGGTACAGAGGTCACACTCACAGTCAGCGACTCTGAAGATGATAAATAAACCAGTAATGTAGGAGCTGCATGCTCGTAGGGTGTTTAtcatttatcattatttcccaTTCTTGGTCAGGGTATCAAACCaattggcttttagggttaggagagctggaatgtcagtcactgtcaaggCCCTTTTTGGGGGAGTACGTATGTCCCTCGTCTGAGTTTCAAATATGGTCGTTTTGCATTTTAAGGAGTAGGCCATATCCCTGTCAGTATTTGACCCATCTTTAAATCATTTGCTGCCATTTCATCTTGTCACATGCCCCTGTTTCAAGGCCGCATCGCTTGTCACTATTTTACCCTAACAGGGCCTCACTTGACAGGCAAAATCAGGACTTGAGTCACATGGATGGTCATCTCCATTACTTAGAATAGAGTGATTtttgtatgaccttgaaaaatggttccGGCAAGTGTTTGTTAAATGTTTTATCAGCCAGtgaatgaaaagatcaaaacatggcctctttgTTTTCGCGCCAAAGAAAACTCttatatggagaaggcattgtttgATTGGCCAATCTTGTTGCACTATGATGTCAAAGCAAAGTATTGATTGATAATTTTCTAGAAAGTTTTTCTGGCATAAGGTTTTTAAAACCGAGCGTTcacttaaccaaccaaaagccactcTCATTTGTATCCAttcgacaaaccaatcaaattgctctATTTCCATTggtctgttgtttctgtttttttcacaagttttcaTTTccaggtcatacgaaaatcgctctataaaaatttggaattagacctattgttatTATTTCCTCCGTTTAGTGCCCCTGGGGGCTTATTTCTTGAGGAGAGGTGTATAAGTAGGTACAGATCAACGAACAGTGAAACCTACATGTACAAGCAGACACTCACAGGACCTTCAGAGAAATCAGCTTAGTATAGTAGAGGTGTCCCGTGAATAAAGGTTCACTTTAAAGAAAATATGGGTAGGGGGTTTGAAATATACTTGTACTGAGCCATTTATTTGGTGTCCGCTACTTTGTTTGTGGATGTCCATATGAAACTGATATATAGCATATATGATTTTTGGAAATGATTTCCCTTGAGGGTTAATGGTAGCTAATGCGTTTGATTTTTGCTACGAAAAGAAACGATAGACTGACAAACAACAACACTGTCACAATAATTTCTGCAAACAATAAAGCTTATCAAAAGGCGAGTGTTAAATAGAAGCATGAGACTTTTAATGGAAAATTTTGTTGATTATGATGGCAAAAAGAAAGATATTTTTCGGCAAACGGAGAAGAACAACAAAAGCACCCAGCGATCAAGACGTCTCTATTCGTATGTAAAAGATACATGCGGAGAATGAAAGCTTTCATGCATGCATTAATGTAAGCCACATTGCTTCATGGAATTAAGGCTGATTTTAATCCTCTGATTCACGGAGTTTCTGTATATAGGCAATAGattgataaaataatacttACCATTGCTTAGAGCATAGTAAAGCTTAAACTTTGAACTACACAACAGGCAAAAAACCGACATCAAAACACAGCTGTTTCTTAATCGACCGCCATCTTGTTCGCTGGTGCACTTTCCATTGCCATGGTAACTGTGAATAGTCGACATCGAATCGAGGTTATTGTGATTCCGCTACTCAATACGAGTGCGGGCGACTAAAGAAACATGGCGGCGCTGTAAAGGCTCTCGGAACATTGTAAAAGGTTTCATACACTTTACAATGAAGGTTAAAGTCCTTTCAAGGAATCCCGCCCATTACATACGAGAGAACAAGTCAGATATTCACAAACTCCATCGCAATCTTGATCCATCATTGCATCCTTTCGAAGGACCGCGCGAGTATACACGTGCGTTAAACGCGGTTAAACTCGAACGTGTTTTTGCCAAACCATTTGTAAGCTCTTTAGATGGGCACACTGATGGCGTGAACTGTATTGCTAGACACCCTAGAAGCTTATCCGTCTTACTCTCTGGCTCATGTGATGGGGAGGTAGGTATTTACTCTGTCTCTCTCAAATTTAATTTGTTGACCTTTAGATTGTAAGGACTACCGTCATTACACTCCAAATTttgcattgtcttcagtttctctcgCGACAAACGAAGTACTAAGGACAAATTAAGAACaaaagttatgcaaaatttggtgcGGCAATTAAGGCGCATTATGGGAAATACTCAAGTGGTGTAGCTTGATTCTCATTTGAATATTTAGTGGTTCATTTGAATATTTAGTGATTCCAAGaagcagattgaaaacatatggagacagagctttctctattgcaggacctaaattgtggaacgatttacctctagagattaggaaatgtgcttcagtggcaacttttaagcaatcccttaaaacttttttatttaagttagcatataggttatgagattccttttgttttaagatgtttttgatttatATAGTACATAACTTAGGCTAtatttgaattatattgtatattgtagatattttataatttagatttttttttatattcttttttgtaattaggtagcgctttggacaattattggattttagtgctatataaataaaattattattattattattattattatttgatcaCCGGCAGCAATAGGCCTTTATAATATTAGCTCTTTATAGAGAAACAATACTGCTAAGGTATCTTTAATTTAGGATGCCTTTGTAAATCTGTTGCATGACCTTCCTAGTTATGGAAATTAGGTCTTGTCATTTGCAAATACAGTGCTCTAAGGTGCAGGATTGCAGGAAAACACCTTGTCCTCATTTGCATTTGAACACCTTGATCTTTTGTTCTATAGATCTTGAATGGTTGGTCTGACCAGGATTTTTAATAGTATCCAGAAATTCTATGGTGCAACCTCCTGATCTTCAGTCTAAAACTCatgatgaagaaataaaagtgtTGTTTGTACTATAATAAAAAGGACAGaggtggggggaaggggggaggggagggggagggagagaaGTACATGTAGGGGTGTTTAATCATTTGTGTCAAAAAGAAGTATAAGGTGGTTAAAGAGAGTGGTTGTTCTATTAACAAAATACATAAACGGGTTACAAGCACATGTGAACCTTTTTGTAACATCTAATTAAGATACAACTCAATTTATTATAGATTCGTCTATGGAGTTTACCAAGACGTGAATGCCTTAGGACCCTAACAGCACATTCTGGGTTTGTTCGTGGATTATGTGTAAATTCTTTAGGAGACACATTCATCTCTgtaagttttgaatttttttacaaatgcAACTACCACAAACTGCACAACAATTCCcataacaggggcggatctaggggaagggtgcagggggtgcgcacccccccatccctgagatgacctgcggttttctaatacaactggtattctgcaaaaaaaaaaactatgtggtttattggtgttgaagaagagcaagagacgagtgcaccccatcctaaaaaaactcctggatctgcccctgcatgagacaatatttttattgcagtttGTTTAAATTTCctccattttttcttaaaaatgattaattaatttttaagatTGCAAAGTATGAATTAATTGTTGGTCATAGGCAAAAAGATAGCAACAATTGCTGCATATGTGAACATACTTTATTGTACATTGTAtatgcttgttttattttcttctatcCTGGAAGGCAAGTTGCTCTTTAATTCAAAGTGGTGCTTTTTAAAGTAGCATAATTTGTTAAATGAAGTAAGAATTTAACAGGCCCGTTGCAGTATTTATGAAACAAATAGAAAAGATCTCTAGTTATCAGTTTGAGCTATCACTGCTTTCATGcattatgcatgcatttcttgaCTTTTGTAGTTACGGTACATGTGATAAATCTGCACTCAAGTGCTCAAGAATcagatttttaaaaagtaaaaagtaaaaaggcTCTTCTTTGAAAACTTGTAACTATGGTAGAATCCTTATTATTGGAATAACCTTGGGAAAAGCAGATGGTTTTGAATTATCAGGTGGTGTGAAAAATAGAGAGTAATATTACAGTGTTTGACTGGTGAAGTGACTTTaggtttttttcaaataatttggaatttc encodes the following:
- the LOC140946008 gene encoding uncharacterized protein, translated to MEKSSSNVKLPNIEKTSARGGNSENERFKARNWKVLSKKEIQKLPPQQRSKYLAYEPAPKECSEAMSAARKRLKELDKSQKKHHKPPPMEEVVENEKHIKIIGQLKAAEARNRIRLTRLRYQNNRSSEVTHLISCQPTALKAVRLQSLVPPSPDKIYIRDLLVKNERYRVNKLLEDETGLETARILT